The region CGGTCTGGGATCGGCACCTGTCCGCGAAGCCGGTGCTGCTCATCCTGGTCGGCAGCGACCTGTCGGTGATGGAGGCGCTGCAGTCCTACGGCCGCCCCTTCTTCGGCCGCGCGGCGAAGATGACCGTCCAGCCGCTCCACCCCGCGGACGTTGCCGTGATGACCGGCCTGAACGCCGCCGAGGCCATCGACGCCTACCTGATCACGGGTGGTTTTCCGGAGGTGGTCCAGGCATGGCGGCCAGGCATGAGCCGCGTCGACTACCTGCGGGAGTCGCTGGCCAATCCGCTGTCCGCGCTGCTGATGGCCGGTGAGCTGTCGTTGCTGGGCGAGTTCCCCGAGACTTCTCACTCCCGTGCGGTCCTGTCGGCGGTGGGCAGCGGAGAGCGCACGTTCTCCGCCATCGCCACCGAGGCGGGCGGCGCGGCTCCGCTGGCCTCCGGCACGCTCTCCCCGCTGCTGTCCACCCTCGTCGGCAAGCGGGTGCTGGCCGTCGACGCTCCCCTGTCAGTCAAGCCGGACACGAAGAACAAGCGCTATCGCATCGCCGATCCGTATCTGCGGTTCTGGCTCGCCTTCCTGGACCGGGGCATTCCGCTGGTCGAGCGCGGCCGGGGGGAGCGGGTCCTAGCCTCCGTCGAACGCTCCTGGACCTCCTGGCGTGGCCGCGCCGTCGAGCCTGTCGTCCGGGAGGCGCTGCTGCGGCTGTTGCCGAACGACCGGTGGCCCGAGACCGAGGCCGTCGGAGGCTGGTGGAACCGGCAGAACAACCCCGAGATCGACCTCGTCGGGGCGGACCGCGATCCGGTCGCGCGGCACGTCCACTTCATCGGCTCGATCAAGTGGCTGGAGAACGCGTCGTTCGGGCGGCACGAGTACGAGAGCCTGGTGCGCGACATGCTCGCCGTCCCCGGCGCCGACACGAAGACTCCGCTGGTGGCCGTCTCCCGGTCGGGTGTGGACGGCAACCTGCCGCTCGCCGCGCACTGGGGTCCCGAGGACCTACTGGCCGCCTGGCCGTGATGGGCAGGGCCGTCTCGGCAGCCGTACGCCTCGCGTCACGCTGGTCTGACTCGCGGCAACTCCGGGTGCGGGCACTATGGGCGCGGGGGCATTCCTCGGGGTCACTCCTCGGGGGTGACGGCGACGGCGCGGGCAGCGTCGGGGCCCTCGCGGAGAAGCGTGTGGAAGCCTTCCTCATTGAGGATGGGAACGCCGGCCTTGACCGCCTTGTCGTACTTCGAGCCGGGGTTGTCCCCCACCACCAGGAAGCTGGTCTTCTTTGAGACCGACGAGGTGACCTTGCCCCCCTGGCCGGAGATGGCCTCGCTCGCCTCGTCGCGGCTGAAGTCCGCGAGCGTGCCGGTGACGACGAAGGTCATTCCCTCAAGGGGG is a window of Microbispora sp. NBC_01189 DNA encoding:
- a CDS encoding ATP-binding protein — protein: MEFKGRAGDLELLDGQLRQVAEGQGGTRGRAVIMMGRRRVGKSRLVQEFCDRSGVPYVVFQATRGRNPVTERADFVGMLGQSALPGAELVAGVQAGDWNQALRTLALAVPDDRPSIAVIDEVPWLVEQDREFEGALQTVWDRHLSAKPVLLILVGSDLSVMEALQSYGRPFFGRAAKMTVQPLHPADVAVMTGLNAAEAIDAYLITGGFPEVVQAWRPGMSRVDYLRESLANPLSALLMAGELSLLGEFPETSHSRAVLSAVGSGERTFSAIATEAGGAAPLASGTLSPLLSTLVGKRVLAVDAPLSVKPDTKNKRYRIADPYLRFWLAFLDRGIPLVERGRGERVLASVERSWTSWRGRAVEPVVREALLRLLPNDRWPETEAVGGWWNRQNNPEIDLVGADRDPVARHVHFIGSIKWLENASFGRHEYESLVRDMLAVPGADTKTPLVAVSRSGVDGNLPLAAHWGPEDLLAAWP